One genomic window of Massilia sp. KIM includes the following:
- a CDS encoding transposase has product MARLPRLIVPNQPYHVIQRGNNRQTIFREEADYQRFLSWLKEISRFYEVAIHAYVLMPNHIHLLATPVNDTGLAQMMQKLGRLYVPWFNHKYERSGGLFEGRFRTSLIDTDSYFLACSRYIELNPVRAELVSSAADYSWSSYAHHAGIRPDSLITDHTLFWSLGNTPFQREAAYMGLVEQGMPQTEVDFITSSVLKNSPLASQTFKAELERKTQRQILPAKRGRPRKQPIPPLPAA; this is encoded by the coding sequence ATGGCCCGCCTTCCCCGACTCATCGTTCCGAACCAGCCCTACCACGTGATCCAGCGTGGCAACAACCGCCAGACCATCTTCCGTGAAGAGGCGGATTACCAGCGCTTCCTGTCCTGGCTCAAGGAAATCTCGCGCTTCTACGAAGTGGCGATTCATGCCTATGTGCTGATGCCGAATCACATCCATCTGCTGGCAACGCCCGTCAACGATACCGGTCTGGCCCAGATGATGCAGAAGCTCGGCCGCCTCTACGTGCCCTGGTTCAATCACAAGTACGAGCGCTCGGGCGGCCTGTTCGAGGGGCGTTTCCGCACCTCGCTGATCGATACCGACAGCTATTTCCTGGCCTGCAGCCGGTATATCGAACTGAACCCGGTGCGCGCCGAGCTCGTCAGTTCGGCGGCCGACTATTCCTGGTCCAGTTATGCGCACCACGCCGGCATCCGTCCCGACAGCCTGATCACTGACCACACGCTGTTCTGGAGCCTGGGCAATACGCCCTTCCAGCGCGAGGCCGCCTATATGGGCCTGGTGGAGCAGGGCATGCCGCAAACCGAGGTCGACTTCATTACCAGCTCGGTGCTCAAGAATTCGCCGCTGGCTTCCCAGACCTTCAAGGCCGAGCTGGAGCGCAAGACCCAGCGCCAGATCCTCCCCGCCAAGCGCGGGCGCCCCCGCAAGCAGCCGATTCCGCCCCTCCCAGCGGCCTGA
- a CDS encoding glutamate synthase-related protein: MIAQGLYDPANEHDACGVGFIAHIKGNKSHSIIEQGLMILKNLDHRGAVGADPLMGDGAGILIQIPDQYFRDEMAKQGVELPPPGEYGVGMVFLPKEHASRIACEQEIERAVRIEGQVVLGWRNVPVDETMPMSPFVKAKEPVIRQIFIGRGPDIMVTDALERKLYVIRKSSGHAIQALKLMHGKEFFVPSMSARTIVYKGLLLADQVGVYYKDLQDPRCISALALVHQRFSTNTFPEWPLAHPYRLIAHNGEINTVKGNFNWTRAREGMLKSAVLGEDLNKLFPLIYEGQSDTACFDNALELLVMAGYPIAQAMMMMIPEAWENHTSMDDNRRAFYEYHAAMMEPWDGPAAMAFTDGRHIGGTLDRNGLRPARYVVTEDDLVVMASESGVLPIPESRIVKKWRLQPGKMFLIDLEAGRIIDDKELKDTYSNAKPYKAWIKSVRIKLNEIKLSESQLALHRAKDAAAQGEKAPVTLLDRQQAFGYTQEDLKFLMAPMAVLAEEATGSMGNDSPLAVTSNKLKPLYNYFKQLFAQVTNPPIDPIRESMVMSLVSFIGPKPNLLDTNNVNPPMRLEVSQPILNFDDMARLRHIGQHTGGKFKSYELNICYPTSWGKEGIEASIASLCAEAVDAVKSGHNILIVSDRKLSPDMVAIPALLATSSIHQHLVARGLRASTGLVVETGSARETHHFALLAGYGAEAVHPYLALETLADLAHGLPHEMSVDTAIYNYIKAIGKGLLKVMSKMGISTYMSYCGAQIFEAVGLNKSLVDKYFKGTSSTVEGIGLFEVAEEALRLHTLAFSDDPVLANALDVGGEYAFRVRGEDHLWTPDAIAKLQHSTRANNFSTYKEYAQLINDQSRRHLTLRGLFEFKIDPSKAIPLEEVEPAKEIVKRFATGAMSLGSISTEAHATLAIAMNRIGGKSNTGEGGEDPLRYVNEFKGIKISKGETLASILGADRVVADIPLEEGDSLRSKIKQVASGRFGVTAEYLNSADQIQIKMAQGAKPGEGGQLPGHKVSEYIASLRFSVPGVGLISPPPHHDIYSIEDLAQLIHDLKNANPRASISVKLVSEVGIGTVAAGVSKAKADHLVVAGHDGGTGASPLSSVKHAGTPWELGLAETQQTLVLNGLRSRIRVQADGQMRTGRDVVIAAMLGADEIGFATAPLVVEGCIMMRKCHLNTCPVGVATQDPVLRAKFQGKPEHVVNYFFFVAEEARQLMAQLGIRTYDELIGRADLLDKSKAIGHWKAQGLDFSNIFYQPKTDAPRQLFHTDAQDHGLDKALDHKLIAQAKAALEKGERVSFISPVKNVNRTVGAMLSGEVAKRYGHAGLPDDTIHIQLQGTAGQSAAAFLAAGITMDLVGEGNDYVGKGLSGGRIIVRPNTEFRGWAVDNIIVGNTVLYGAIAGEAFFNGVAGERFAVRNSGATAVVEGCGDHGCEYMTGGTVVVLGETGRNFAAGMSGGVAYVYDPKGEFEGKCNTAMVNLEPVLPTKQQGDKSGWHSQTRDGERESDEMILRRLIERHFKHTGSTRARNLLDDWANSRTKFVKVFPTDYKRALEEMHNSSMEEANDKIEMAA, encoded by the coding sequence ATGATTGCCCAAGGTTTGTACGATCCCGCCAATGAGCACGATGCCTGTGGCGTCGGTTTCATCGCCCACATCAAGGGCAACAAGAGCCACTCGATCATCGAGCAAGGCCTGATGATCCTGAAGAACCTCGACCACCGGGGCGCCGTCGGCGCCGATCCGCTGATGGGCGACGGTGCGGGCATCCTGATCCAGATCCCCGACCAGTACTTCCGCGACGAGATGGCCAAGCAGGGCGTCGAACTGCCGCCGCCCGGCGAGTACGGCGTGGGCATGGTGTTCTTGCCGAAAGAGCATGCCTCGCGCATCGCCTGCGAACAGGAAATCGAGCGCGCCGTGCGCATCGAGGGCCAGGTCGTGCTCGGCTGGCGCAACGTGCCGGTCGACGAGACCATGCCGATGTCGCCCTTCGTCAAGGCCAAGGAGCCGGTGATCCGCCAGATCTTCATCGGCCGCGGCCCGGACATCATGGTCACCGACGCCCTCGAGCGTAAGCTCTACGTGATCCGCAAGTCCTCCGGCCACGCGATCCAGGCGCTCAAGCTCATGCACGGCAAGGAATTCTTCGTGCCCTCGATGTCGGCGCGCACCATCGTGTACAAGGGGCTACTGCTGGCCGACCAGGTCGGCGTCTATTACAAGGACCTGCAGGATCCGCGCTGCATCTCGGCCCTGGCCCTGGTGCACCAGCGCTTCTCGACCAACACCTTCCCGGAATGGCCGCTGGCCCACCCCTACCGCCTGATCGCGCACAACGGCGAGATCAACACCGTCAAGGGCAACTTCAACTGGACCCGCGCCCGCGAAGGCATGCTCAAGTCGGCCGTGCTGGGCGAAGACCTGAACAAGCTGTTCCCGCTGATTTACGAAGGCCAGTCCGACACCGCCTGCTTCGACAACGCGCTCGAACTGCTGGTCATGGCCGGCTACCCGATCGCCCAGGCGATGATGATGATGATCCCCGAGGCCTGGGAAAACCACACCTCGATGGACGACAACCGCCGCGCCTTCTACGAATACCACGCCGCGATGATGGAACCCTGGGACGGCCCGGCCGCCATGGCCTTCACCGACGGCCGCCACATCGGCGGCACCCTGGACCGCAACGGCCTGCGTCCGGCGCGCTACGTCGTGACCGAGGACGACCTGGTGGTGATGGCCTCGGAATCGGGCGTGCTGCCGATTCCCGAATCGCGCATCGTCAAGAAATGGCGCCTCCAGCCGGGCAAGATGTTCCTGATCGACCTCGAAGCCGGCCGCATCATCGACGACAAGGAACTGAAGGACACCTACTCCAACGCCAAGCCCTACAAGGCCTGGATCAAGTCGGTGCGCATCAAGCTCAACGAAATCAAGCTGTCCGAGTCCCAGCTCGCGCTGCATCGCGCCAAGGACGCCGCCGCCCAGGGCGAGAAGGCGCCCGTGACCCTGCTCGACCGCCAGCAGGCCTTCGGCTATACCCAGGAAGACCTCAAGTTCCTGATGGCGCCGATGGCGGTGCTGGCCGAGGAAGCCACCGGCTCGATGGGCAACGACTCGCCCCTGGCCGTCACCTCGAACAAGCTCAAGCCGCTGTACAACTACTTCAAGCAGCTGTTCGCCCAGGTCACCAACCCGCCGATCGACCCGATCCGCGAAAGCATGGTGATGTCGCTGGTGTCCTTCATCGGCCCCAAGCCGAACCTGCTGGACACCAACAACGTCAACCCGCCGATGCGCCTCGAGGTCTCGCAGCCGATCCTCAACTTCGACGACATGGCGCGCCTGCGCCACATCGGCCAGCACACCGGCGGCAAGTTCAAGTCCTATGAGCTGAACATCTGCTACCCGACCAGCTGGGGCAAGGAAGGCATCGAAGCCTCGATCGCCTCGCTGTGCGCCGAAGCCGTGGACGCGGTCAAGTCCGGCCACAACATCCTGATCGTCTCGGACCGCAAGCTCTCGCCCGACATGGTCGCGATCCCTGCGCTGCTGGCCACCTCCAGCATCCACCAGCACCTGGTGGCGCGCGGCCTGCGCGCCTCCACCGGCCTGGTGGTCGAAACCGGCTCGGCCCGCGAGACCCACCACTTCGCCCTGCTGGCGGGCTACGGCGCGGAAGCCGTGCACCCCTACCTGGCGCTGGAAACCCTGGCCGACCTGGCCCACGGTCTGCCGCACGAGATGTCGGTCGACACCGCGATCTACAACTACATCAAGGCGATCGGCAAGGGCCTGCTGAAAGTGATGTCCAAGATGGGCATCTCGACCTACATGTCCTACTGCGGCGCCCAGATCTTCGAGGCCGTAGGCCTGAACAAGTCGCTGGTCGACAAGTACTTCAAGGGCACCTCCTCGACCGTCGAAGGGATCGGCCTGTTCGAGGTGGCCGAGGAAGCGCTGCGCCTGCACACCCTGGCCTTCAGCGACGATCCGGTGCTGGCCAACGCCCTCGACGTGGGCGGCGAATACGCCTTCCGCGTGCGTGGCGAAGACCACCTGTGGACTCCTGACGCGATCGCCAAGCTGCAGCACTCGACCCGCGCCAACAACTTCTCGACCTATAAAGAGTACGCCCAGCTGATCAACGACCAGTCGCGCCGCCACCTGACCCTGCGCGGCCTGTTCGAGTTCAAGATCGACCCGAGCAAGGCGATCCCGCTGGAGGAAGTCGAGCCGGCCAAGGAAATCGTCAAGCGTTTCGCCACCGGCGCCATGTCGCTCGGCTCGATCTCGACCGAAGCCCACGCCACCCTGGCGATCGCGATGAACCGCATCGGCGGCAAGAGCAACACCGGTGAAGGCGGCGAAGACCCGCTGCGCTACGTGAACGAATTCAAGGGCATCAAGATCAGCAAGGGCGAGACCCTGGCTTCGATCCTGGGCGCGGACCGCGTGGTCGCCGACATCCCGCTGGAAGAGGGCGATTCGCTGCGCTCCAAGATCAAGCAGGTGGCCTCGGGCCGCTTCGGCGTCACCGCCGAGTACCTGAACTCGGCCGACCAGATCCAGATCAAGATGGCCCAGGGCGCCAAGCCGGGCGAAGGCGGCCAGCTGCCGGGCCACAAGGTGTCCGAGTACATCGCGTCGCTGCGCTTCTCGGTGCCGGGCGTGGGCCTGATCTCGCCGCCGCCGCACCACGACATCTATTCGATCGAAGACCTGGCCCAGCTGATCCACGACCTCAAGAACGCCAATCCGCGCGCCTCGATCTCGGTCAAGCTGGTGTCGGAAGTCGGCATCGGCACCGTCGCCGCCGGCGTCTCGAAAGCCAAGGCCGACCACCTGGTGGTGGCGGGCCATGACGGCGGCACCGGCGCCTCGCCGCTGTCCTCGGTCAAGCACGCCGGCACCCCCTGGGAGCTGGGCCTGGCCGAAACCCAGCAGACCCTGGTGCTCAACGGCCTGCGCAGCCGCATCCGCGTCCAGGCCGACGGTCAGATGCGCACCGGCCGCGACGTCGTGATCGCCGCCATGCTGGGCGCCGACGAAATCGGCTTCGCCACCGCGCCGCTGGTGGTGGAAGGCTGCATCATGATGCGCAAGTGTCACCTGAACACCTGCCCGGTGGGCGTGGCCACGCAAGACCCGGTCCTGCGCGCCAAGTTCCAGGGCAAGCCGGAACACGTGGTGAACTACTTCTTCTTCGTGGCCGAGGAAGCCCGCCAGCTGATGGCCCAGCTGGGCATCCGCACCTACGACGAACTGATCGGCCGCGCCGACCTGCTCGACAAGTCGAAGGCGATCGGGCACTGGAAGGCCCAGGGACTGGACTTCTCGAACATCTTCTACCAGCCCAAGACCGACGCCCCGCGCCAGCTGTTCCACACCGACGCCCAGGACCATGGCCTGGACAAGGCCCTCGACCACAAGCTGATCGCCCAGGCCAAGGCTGCGCTGGAGAAGGGCGAGCGGGTCTCCTTCATCTCGCCGGTGAAGAACGTCAACCGCACCGTGGGCGCGATGCTGTCGGGCGAAGTGGCCAAGCGCTACGGCCATGCCGGCCTGCCGGACGACACCATCCACATCCAGCTCCAGGGCACCGCCGGCCAGTCGGCCGCGGCTTTCCTGGCGGCCGGCATCACGATGGACCTGGTCGGCGAAGGCAACGACTACGTGGGCAAGGGCCTGTCGGGCGGCCGCATCATCGTGCGTCCGAACACCGAGTTCCGCGGCTGGGCGGTGGACAACATCATCGTCGGCAATACCGTGCTGTATGGCGCGATCGCGGGCGAAGCCTTCTTCAACGGCGTGGCCGGCGAGCGCTTCGCAGTGCGTAACTCGGGCGCCACCGCCGTGGTGGAAGGCTGCGGCGACCACGGTTGCGAATACATGACCGGCGGCACCGTGGTGGTGCTGGGCGAGACCGGCCGCAACTTCGCGGCAGGCATGTCGGGCGGCGTGGCCTATGTCTACGATCCGAAGGGCGAGTTCGAGGGCAAGTGCAACACGGCGATGGTCAACCTGGAGCCGGTGCTGCCGACCAAGCAGCAGGGCGACAAATCCGGCTGGCACAGCCAGACCCGCGACGGCGAGCGCGAATCGGACGAGATGATCCTGCGCCGCCTGATCGAACGCCACTTCAAGCACACGGGCTCGACCCGCGCGCGCAACCTGCTGGACGACTGGGCGAACAGCCGCACCAAGTTCGTCAAGGTCTTCCCGACCGACTACAAGCGGGCGCTCGAAGAGATGCACAACTCGAGCATGGAAGAGGCGAACGACAAGATCGAGATGGCGGCCTGA
- a CDS encoding sensor histidine kinase KdpD, whose protein sequence is MNRKPQDPTVELAEAAAAPGAGIPAAQFRTMAELGGDVAFSIALPSFTLRYLSPAFVGRLGHPPTVLQQALNAPAAGAPLAMLAACLREAASRAPGERTARELEVADAQGRPLPLEVLATVVDEGPSNVALVGLLRDRSAQRAHLAEQKRVASMLNHEFRTPLATIDGAIQRLEATAVGADDATRQRYRKIAGAVDRLIGMLDDYLSPDRMAAIGKTRQASTLTLGELVEGGAARVRAAGREAEVEVAGAALRLRGEPAGLRLALQVLVDNALAFSPPGTPVSLNARPGGGGVEIAVRDRGAGVPAQDAARIFDKGYRGSNAAGLPGSGLGLYMARSILDVHGGSLHLAPIGEGAEFRLWLPAGDGLGQQQLASDRPSSDNRSGVSDSNAGQDTNNMANP, encoded by the coding sequence GTGAACCGAAAGCCGCAAGATCCCACCGTTGAGCTCGCCGAAGCCGCAGCGGCGCCCGGCGCCGGGATCCCGGCCGCGCAGTTCCGGACCATGGCCGAACTGGGTGGCGACGTGGCTTTTAGCATCGCCCTGCCTTCCTTCACCCTGCGCTACCTCAGCCCGGCCTTCGTCGGCCGGCTCGGCCATCCGCCGACCGTCCTCCAGCAAGCCCTGAACGCTCCCGCCGCCGGCGCGCCGCTCGCCATGCTGGCGGCCTGCCTGCGCGAGGCGGCCAGCCGCGCGCCGGGCGAGCGCACGGCCCGGGAACTGGAAGTGGCCGACGCCCAGGGCCGCCCCCTGCCGCTCGAGGTGCTGGCCACCGTGGTGGACGAGGGCCCGTCGAATGTGGCCCTGGTCGGCCTGCTGCGCGACCGCTCGGCGCAGCGCGCCCACCTGGCCGAGCAGAAGCGCGTCGCCAGCATGCTCAATCACGAATTCCGCACGCCGCTGGCCACCATCGACGGCGCCATCCAGCGCCTCGAGGCGACCGCCGTCGGCGCCGACGACGCTACCCGCCAGCGCTACCGCAAGATCGCCGGCGCGGTCGACCGCCTGATCGGCATGCTCGACGATTACCTGTCGCCCGACCGCATGGCCGCCATCGGCAAAACCCGCCAGGCCAGCACCCTCACGCTCGGCGAACTGGTCGAGGGGGGCGCCGCCCGCGTGCGCGCGGCCGGGCGCGAGGCCGAGGTGGAAGTCGCCGGCGCCGCCCTGCGCCTGCGCGGCGAACCGGCCGGACTGCGGCTGGCGCTGCAAGTCCTGGTCGACAATGCGCTGGCCTTCTCGCCACCTGGCACGCCGGTGAGCCTGAACGCGCGCCCCGGCGGCGGCGGCGTCGAGATCGCGGTGCGCGACCGCGGCGCCGGCGTGCCGGCCCAGGATGCCGCGCGCATCTTCGACAAAGGCTACCGGGGAAGCAACGCGGCCGGCCTGCCGGGCAGCGGCCTCGGTTTATATATGGCGCGCTCCATCCTCGACGTCCACGGCGGCAGCCTGCACCTGGCGCCAATCGGGGAGGGCGCCGAATTCCGTCTCTGGCTACCCGCCGGTGATGGCTTAGGGCAACAACAGCTTGCCTCTGACCGCCCCAGCAGTGATAATCGGTCCGGCGTTTCCGATAGTAACGCTGGGCAAGACACGAATAACATGGCCAACCCATGA
- a CDS encoding glutamate synthase subunit beta: MGKITGFMEFARQEEDHLEPAVRVKNYKEFVVTLTDGQAKVQGARCMDCGIPFCNTGCPVNNMIPDWNDLVYHGNYRQAVDNLHSTNNFPEVTGRICPAPCEAACTLGINNEPVGIKSIERKIADTGWERGWIVPQPPASKTGKKVAVIGSGPAGLAAAQQLARVGHDVTVFEKSDRIGGLLRYGIPDFKMEKQLIDRRVEQMQAEGVTFRTSVLVGKDFPASVNNMARDTIFPEDLAKDFDAVILAGGAEQPRDLPVPGRELKGVHFAMDFLPQQNRVNAGDKLKDQIKATGKHVIVIGGGDTGSDCVGTSNRHGAASVTQFELLPQPPEQENKPLVWPYWPTRLRTSSSHEEGCQRDWAVATKRLEGKGGKVEKLIACRVEWKDGKMVEVPDSEFELKADLVFLAMGFVSPVQNVLDAFGVQKDARGNARASTDGEGCYQTSVPKVFTAGDMRRGQSLVVWAIREGRQCARAVDEFLMGSSVLPR, encoded by the coding sequence GTGGGCAAAATTACCGGCTTCATGGAATTCGCACGGCAGGAAGAGGATCACCTCGAACCCGCCGTTCGCGTCAAGAACTACAAGGAATTCGTCGTCACCCTGACCGACGGCCAGGCCAAGGTGCAGGGCGCGCGCTGCATGGATTGCGGCATCCCCTTCTGCAACACGGGCTGCCCGGTCAACAACATGATCCCGGACTGGAACGACCTGGTCTACCATGGCAACTACCGCCAGGCGGTGGACAACCTGCACTCGACCAACAACTTCCCCGAAGTCACCGGCCGCATCTGCCCGGCCCCCTGCGAAGCCGCCTGCACCCTGGGCATCAACAACGAGCCGGTCGGCATCAAGTCGATCGAGCGCAAGATCGCCGACACCGGCTGGGAACGCGGCTGGATCGTGCCCCAGCCCCCGGCCTCCAAGACCGGCAAGAAAGTCGCCGTGATCGGCTCCGGTCCGGCCGGCCTGGCCGCCGCCCAGCAGCTGGCGCGCGTCGGCCACGACGTCACGGTGTTCGAGAAGAGCGACCGCATCGGCGGCCTGCTGCGCTACGGCATCCCCGACTTCAAGATGGAAAAGCAGCTGATCGACCGCCGCGTCGAACAGATGCAGGCCGAAGGCGTCACCTTCCGCACCAGTGTCCTGGTCGGCAAGGACTTCCCGGCCAGCGTCAACAACATGGCGCGCGACACCATCTTCCCGGAAGACCTGGCCAAGGACTTCGACGCCGTCATCCTGGCCGGCGGCGCCGAGCAGCCGCGCGACCTGCCGGTCCCGGGCCGCGAGCTCAAGGGCGTGCACTTCGCGATGGACTTCCTGCCCCAGCAGAACCGCGTGAACGCGGGCGACAAGCTCAAGGACCAGATCAAGGCCACCGGCAAGCACGTGATCGTGATCGGCGGCGGCGACACCGGTTCCGACTGCGTCGGCACCTCGAACCGCCACGGCGCGGCCTCGGTCACCCAGTTCGAGCTGCTGCCCCAGCCGCCCGAGCAGGAGAACAAGCCCCTGGTCTGGCCCTACTGGCCTACCCGCCTGCGCACCTCGTCCTCGCACGAGGAAGGCTGCCAGCGCGACTGGGCGGTGGCCACCAAGCGCCTGGAAGGCAAGGGCGGCAAGGTCGAGAAGCTGATCGCCTGCCGGGTCGAATGGAAGGACGGCAAGATGGTCGAAGTGCCGGACTCCGAATTCGAACTCAAGGCCGACCTGGTGTTCCTGGCCATGGGCTTCGTCTCGCCGGTGCAGAACGTGCTGGACGCCTTCGGCGTGCAGAAGGACGCGCGCGGCAACGCCCGCGCCAGCACCGACGGCGAAGGCTGCTACCAGACCTCGGTGCCCAAGGTCTTCACTGCCGGCGACATGCGCCGCGGCCAGTCGCTGGTGGTGTGGGCGATCCGCGAAGGCCGCCAGTGCGCGCGCGCCGTCGACGAGTTCCTGATGGGCAGCTCGGTCCTGCCGCGCTGA
- a CDS encoding DUF3297 family protein encodes MNDTATLPPLPDRLSIDPSSPFHNPDVFKREIGIRFNDKDRHDVEEYCLSEGWIKVAAGRTLDRKGKPMLIKLKGKVEAFYK; translated from the coding sequence ATGAACGATACCGCAACCCTCCCCCCGCTCCCAGACCGGCTCTCGATCGACCCGAGCAGCCCTTTTCACAACCCGGACGTGTTCAAGCGCGAAATCGGCATCCGTTTCAACGACAAGGATCGCCATGACGTCGAGGAATACTGCCTCAGCGAAGGCTGGATCAAGGTCGCGGCCGGCCGGACGCTGGATCGCAAAGGCAAGCCGATGCTGATCAAGCTGAAGGGCAAGGTCGAGGCGTTTTACAAGTAA
- a CDS encoding response regulator transcription factor: MTQILIVEDNGEYADDMAEFLRELDHEVTIARTASEMWAALTRTPAAVVVLDLGLPDEDGFNVIPRMRQLYPEIGLLVLTGRVAFDNRILGLRLGADHYLTKPIKFPELAAHIEALDRRVRPPETAPTPSKWTLRVSARQLELSGKVIDLTEKECNFLHLLTINTRPVPRHVIVAGMGGEDPDASRRVDMLVYRLRKKARSGLGQDLPLRSAYGEGYSLSAGFNLA; encoded by the coding sequence ATGACGCAGATACTGATTGTTGAAGACAATGGCGAATACGCCGACGACATGGCCGAGTTCCTCCGGGAACTCGATCATGAGGTCACGATCGCCCGCACCGCCAGCGAGATGTGGGCCGCGCTCACGCGCACCCCTGCCGCCGTGGTGGTGCTCGACCTCGGCCTGCCGGACGAGGATGGCTTCAACGTGATCCCGCGCATGCGCCAGCTGTATCCCGAGATCGGGCTGCTGGTGCTGACCGGCCGGGTGGCCTTCGACAACCGCATCCTCGGCCTGCGCCTGGGCGCCGACCACTACCTGACCAAGCCGATCAAGTTCCCCGAACTGGCCGCCCACATCGAGGCGCTGGACCGCCGCGTGCGTCCGCCCGAGACCGCGCCGACGCCGAGCAAGTGGACCCTGCGCGTGAGCGCTCGCCAGCTCGAGCTCTCGGGCAAGGTGATCGACCTGACCGAAAAAGAGTGCAATTTCCTGCACCTGCTCACCATCAATACCCGCCCGGTGCCGCGTCACGTGATCGTGGCCGGCATGGGTGGTGAAGATCCGGATGCCAGCCGCCGGGTCGACATGCTGGTCTACCGCCTGCGCAAGAAAGCGCGCTCCGGCCTGGGCCAGGACCTGCCGCTGCGCAGCGCCTACGGCGAGGGCTACTCCCTCTCGGCCGGCTTCAACCTCGCCTGA